The proteins below are encoded in one region of Anoplopoma fimbria isolate UVic2021 breed Golden Eagle Sablefish chromosome 19, Afim_UVic_2022, whole genome shotgun sequence:
- the LOC129108558 gene encoding intestinal mucin-like protein, producing the protein MPTPTPTPTTPSPNCPEWDVAQNETFLFCNCTMARCIENNTIEIIPYECPPLKNITCTNGKKPVLVYDEYYCCQHYACDCVCEGWGDPHYITFDGFYYSYQGNCTYVLMEEILPKHNLNIYIDNVFCDPTEDVSCPRSIIISYKSEVVTLINHNLLGAAQLEALKNGVSLKLPYSHLGVKILNSGIELVLEIPRLKVVVTFGITGFSVTLPYQYFGSNTQGHCGTCNNNQADDCRLPGGKLVGNCAVMADYWPAKHIHQPNCQIPSGLPTNIPGPTPSLTPCNANSICPMLKDSLFAACHPFVSPDNVYLGCVFDSCHVSNPAVQCTSLQTYAAACAQAGVCLNWRNHTTLCANDCPSDKVYKPCGPAEQPTCEDSPNEETMNYTVEGCFCPDGMKLFNKESGICVDKCGCLDPEGIPREFNERFEYKCQNCICEESTKTVTCKPKACPTPPIANCTGPGFVLVDQTNPSDSCCSAFVCQCQSNTCPVYNMNCPVGYMPVVSVPKGKCCPERTCEPKRVCVHKNNEYQPGSSVPGPQCQDCSCTNEVDPDSGLFRIRCEFQTCEENCAMGYEYVETDSDECCGKCVQTHCVVSVNNTKNLLKPGDTWTPAENKCQYYTCIRVGDTLTTFNSHIVCPPFQQSNCQPGTVQSAANGCCKICVERERACKLVSMKTHVGQNGCQSYQEVDMPYCEGSCNTFTKYSEVAAAMQHSCSCCRETRSSNRTVDLHCLNGEVVPYSYIHVEECGCGHSDCTRSVAQLVRRRRSSTLV; encoded by the exons ATGCctacacccacacccacacccacaacTCCTTCACCAAACTGCCCTGAATGGGATGTAGCA CAAAATGAAACCTTCTTATTTTGCAACTGCACCATGGCCAGATGCATTGAGAATAATACAATTGAAATAATTCCTTATGAATGCCCACCCCTTAAGAACATCACTTGTACCAATGGAAAGAAACCAGTTCTTGTGTATGATGAGTACTACTGCTGCCAGCATTACGCTTGTGACT gcGTTTGTGAAGGCTGGGGAGATCCTCATTACATAACATTTGATGGATTCTACTACAGTTATCAAGGAAACTGTACTTACGTCTTGATGGAAGAGATTTTACCGAAACATAATTTGAACATTTATATTGACAATGTCTTCTGTGATCCCACTGAAGATGTTTCTTGTCCACGATCAATAATTATATCGTACAAATCAGAAGTTGTCACACTCATAAATCATAACCTTCTTGGAGCAGCGCAGTTGGAG GCACTCAAAAATGGAGTAAGTCTCAAACTACCTTATTCACATCTCGGTGTTAAAATCCTGAATTCTGGCATTGAATTGGTTTTGGAGATCCCTCGCCTAAAAGTGGTCGTTACATTTGGAATAACTGGCTTTAGTGTCACCCTTCCATATCAATATTTTGGCAGTAACACACAGGGCCATTGTG GAACATGCAATAACAACCAGGCTGATGACTGCAGGCTGCCTGGAGGCAAGCTAGTAGGAAATTGTGCAGTGATGGCTGACTATTGGCCTGCAAAACACATTCACCAACCCAACTGCCAGATACCATCTGGACTGCCGACCAATATACCTGGACCTACACCATCTTTAACTCCATGCAATGCAAACTCCATATGTCCCATGCTTAAGGACAG TCTCTTTGCAGCGTGCCATCCTTTTGTCTCTCCTGACAATGTCTACCTAGGTTGTGTTTTTGATAGCTGCCATGTTTCCAACCCAGCAGTACAGTGCACAAGCTTGCAGACTTATGCTGCTGCTTGTGCTCAGGCTGGGGTTTGTCTGAACTGGAGGAACCACACCACGCTGTGTG CAAATGACTGCCCATCAGACAAAGTTTACAAGCCATGTGGTCCTGCAGAACAACCAACCTGTGAAGACAG TCCTAATGAAGAGACCATGAACTACACTGTTGAGGGCTGCTTTTGTCCAGATGGAATGAAACTCTTCAACAAAGAGTCTGGCATATGTGTTGATAAGTGTG GATGTCTTGATCCTGAGGGCATTCCCCGCGAG tttaATGAGAGGTTTGAGTACAAATGCCAAAACTGCATCTGTGAGGAGTCCACCAAGACTGTGACTTGCAAACCAAAGGCATGCCCAACACCACCTATAGCAAACTGCACTGGCCCTGGGTTTGTCCTCGTCGACCAAACTAATCCCTCAGACTCCTGCTGTTCTGCCTTTGTTTGCC AATGTCAAAGTAACACTTGCCCAGTCTACAACATGAACTGTCCGGTAGGATATATGCCAGTTGTCAGTGTTCCTAAGGGAAAATGCTGTCCAGAACGTACATGTG AGCCTAAAAGAGTTTGTGTccacaaaaacaatgaataccAG CCTGGCTCTTCAGTTCCTGGGCCTCAATGTCAGGATTGTTCATGTACCAATGAGGTGGACCCTGATTCTGGTCTATTCAGGATACGTTGTGAGTTTCAGACATGTGAAGAAAACTGTGCCATG GGATATGAATATGTGGAAACTGATTCAGATGAATGCTGTGGGAAGTGTGTACAGACACACTGTGTTGTCAGTGTCAATAATACCAAGAACCTCTTGAAG CCAGGAGATACTTGGACACCAGCGGAGAATAAGTGTCAGTATTACACTTGCATTAGGGTCGGTGACACTTTAACAACGTTCAATTCACACATTGTTTGCCCGCCATTCCAGCAGAGCAACTGCCAACCA GGCACAGTTCAGAGTGCAGCAAATGGCTGTTGTAAAATTT gtgtggagagggagagggccTGCAAGTTAGTATCCATGAAAACGCATGTTGGGCAAAACGGCTGTCAGTCTTACCAGGAGGTAGATATGCCATATTGTGAAGGATCATGCAACACTTTTACCAA gtaCTCTGAAGTAGCAGCTGCTATGCAGCATTCTTGCTCCTGCTGTAGGGAGACACGCTCCAGTAATCGCACTGTTGACTTGCACTGCTTGAATGGAGAGGTGGTCCCCTATTCATACATCCATGTGGAGGAGTGTGGGTGTGGCCACTCAGACTGCACCAGATCTGTTGCACAACTTGTTCGCAGGAGGCGAAGCTCCACATTGGTGTAA